The Barnesiella intestinihominis YIT 11860 genome includes a window with the following:
- the rplL gene encoding 50S ribosomal protein L7/L12, translated as MADLKAFAEQLVNLTVKEVNELAQILKDEYGIEPAAAAVAVAAAPAAGGAAAEEKTSFDVVLKAAGANKLAIVKLVKELTGLGLKEAKDLVDGAPNNIKEGLAKADAEALKKQLEEAGAEVELK; from the coding sequence ATGGCAGATTTGAAAGCTTTTGCAGAACAATTAGTTAACTTGACCGTAAAGGAAGTAAACGAACTTGCTCAAATTTTGAAAGACGAATATGGTATTGAACCTGCTGCTGCAGCTGTTGCTGTTGCTGCTGCTCCTGCCGCTGGTGGAGCTGCTGCTGAAGAAAAAACATCTTTCGATGTTGTTTTGAAAGCTGCTGGTGCAAATAAACTTGCTATCGTTAAATTGGTGAAAGAACTCACCGGACTTGGCTTGAAAGAAGCAAAAGACCTTGTAGACGGTGCTCCTAACAACATCAAAGAAGGTCTTGCTAAGGCTGATGCTGAGGCTTTGAAAAAACAATTGGAAGAAGCTGGAGCAGAAGTTGAACTTAAATAA
- the rplJ gene encoding 50S ribosomal protein L10, with protein MRKEDKGTIIAQIAETVKEYSCFYLAETATLNAEKTSNLRRACFKEGIKMMVVKNALLHKALEGLDTDYSPLYGSLKGSTTMFFANVGNAPAKLIKEFRKTSEDLVLKAAYVEEGFYIGADQLDALVAIKSKNELIAEVIALLQSPAKNVVSALQSSGSTLHGVLQTLSER; from the coding sequence ATGAGAAAGGAAGATAAAGGCACTATTATTGCGCAAATAGCAGAAACTGTAAAGGAGTACAGCTGCTTTTACCTTGCAGAAACAGCAACGTTGAATGCTGAAAAAACAAGCAATTTACGTCGTGCATGTTTCAAAGAAGGTATCAAAATGATGGTTGTTAAGAACGCTTTGTTACACAAGGCACTGGAAGGGCTCGATACCGATTATTCGCCCTTGTATGGTTCTTTGAAGGGTTCTACAACGATGTTCTTTGCAAATGTTGGCAATGCACCTGCAAAGCTGATTAAGGAGTTCAGAAAGACTTCTGAAGATTTGGTTCTAAAAGCCGCTTATGTAGAAGAAGGGTTTTATATCGGAGCCGATCAGCTTGATGCACTTGTTGCTATCAAGAGCAAAAACGAACTTATTGCTGAGGTTATCGCCCTCTTACAATCTCCTGCAAAGAATGTTGTATCGGCTCTTCAGTCAAGTGGTTCTACCTTACATGGAGTATTGCAGACTCTATCAGAAAGATAA
- the rplA gene encoding 50S ribosomal protein L1: MGKLTKNQKLALAKIEAGKAYSLGEASQLVKDITYTKFDASLDIDVRLGVDPRKANQMVRGVVSLPHGTGKQVRVLVLCTPDAEAAAKEAGADYVGLDEYIEKIKGGWTDIDVIITMPAIMGKIGALGRVLGPRGLMPNPKSGTVTPDVAKAVKEVKQGKIDFKVDKNGIVHASIGKISFTADQIRDNAKEFVSTLIKLKPTAAKGTYIKSIYLSSTMSPGIKIDPKSVDEI, translated from the coding sequence ATGGGTAAACTGACAAAAAATCAAAAGTTAGCTTTAGCAAAGATTGAAGCAGGGAAGGCCTACTCACTCGGCGAGGCATCTCAATTGGTAAAAGATATTACTTATACCAAATTCGATGCATCGCTTGATATTGATGTACGCTTAGGCGTTGATCCTCGTAAAGCCAATCAAATGGTAAGAGGTGTCGTATCGTTGCCTCATGGAACGGGTAAGCAAGTGCGTGTGTTGGTACTTTGTACTCCCGATGCCGAAGCTGCCGCTAAGGAAGCCGGAGCCGATTACGTAGGATTGGACGAATATATCGAGAAGATCAAAGGCGGTTGGACCGATATCGACGTAATCATTACGATGCCTGCTATCATGGGTAAGATCGGTGCTTTGGGACGTGTATTAGGCCCTCGTGGTTTGATGCCTAATCCTAAGAGCGGAACTGTGACTCCCGATGTCGCTAAAGCTGTAAAAGAAGTAAAACAAGGAAAAATCGATTTCAAAGTCGATAAGAATGGTATAGTACATGCCTCTATAGGTAAGATTTCGTTTACTGCCGATCAGATTCGCGATAATGCGAAAGAATTTGTTTCGACATTGATAAAACTGAAACCTACTGCTGCTAAGGGTACTTATATCAAGAGTATTTATCTTTCGAGTACAATGAGCCCGGGTATCAAGATTGATCCTAAATCAGTTGACGAGATCTAA
- the rplK gene encoding 50S ribosomal protein L11, with protein MAKEIAGQIKLQIKGGAANPSPPVGPALGSKGINIMEFCKQFNARTQDKAGKVLPVVITYYSDKSFDFVVKTPPVAIQVMEAAKVKGGSAEPNRKKVGEITWEQVKAIAEDKLVDLNCFTVESAMKMVAGTARSMGITVKGEFPVNN; from the coding sequence ATGGCTAAAGAAATTGCTGGACAGATCAAATTACAGATTAAAGGTGGTGCAGCAAACCCCTCTCCTCCCGTAGGACCTGCATTGGGTTCTAAGGGTATAAACATCATGGAGTTTTGCAAGCAATTCAATGCCCGTACCCAAGACAAAGCCGGTAAAGTATTGCCGGTCGTAATTACCTATTATAGCGATAAATCTTTCGATTTTGTCGTTAAGACTCCTCCCGTAGCTATTCAAGTTATGGAAGCTGCCAAAGTAAAAGGCGGTTCTGCGGAGCCTAACCGTAAAAAAGTAGGAGAGATTACTTGGGAACAGGTAAAAGCAATCGCCGAGGACAAATTGGTCGATTTGAACTGTTTTACGGTAGAATCGGCGATGAAAATGGTTGCTGGTACAGCGAGAAGTATGGGTATCACCGTAAAAGGGGAATTCCCGGTAAATAACTAA
- the nusG gene encoding transcription termination/antitermination protein NusG, whose product MSEEKKGWYVLRAISGKENKVKEVLDAEIKNTDLGNYVFQVLIPTEKVYTVRNGKKVVKEKNLYSGYVFVEAILVGEVVHHLRNTTNVIDFLGGKSNQPEPLRPSEVNRMLGAVDEMQEVGDEPAVVYHVGETVKVNYGPFNGFSGIIEEVNNEKKKLKVMVKIFGRKTPLELENSQVERE is encoded by the coding sequence ATGTCTGAAGAAAAAAAAGGCTGGTACGTTTTGCGTGCCATAAGCGGAAAAGAGAACAAGGTCAAAGAAGTTCTTGATGCAGAAATCAAGAATACCGATCTTGGCAATTATGTATTTCAGGTCTTGATACCTACCGAAAAAGTTTACACCGTACGTAACGGGAAAAAGGTGGTAAAGGAGAAAAATCTTTACTCGGGTTATGTTTTTGTCGAAGCCATTTTAGTAGGTGAGGTTGTTCATCATTTGCGTAATACAACGAATGTGATTGACTTTTTGGGCGGAAAATCCAATCAGCCGGAGCCTTTACGGCCTTCGGAAGTTAATCGTATGTTGGGCGCAGTCGACGAGATGCAGGAGGTGGGTGACGAACCGGCCGTTGTATATCATGTCGGTGAAACGGTAAAAGTAAACTATGGTCCGTTTAACGGATTTAGTGGAATTATCGAGGAGGTGAACAACGAGAAAAAGAAACTGAAAGTAATGGTTAAAATTTTTGGTCGCAAGACTCCGTTGGAGCTGGAAAATTCGCAAGTAGAGCGGGAGTAA
- the secE gene encoding preprotein translocase subunit SecE — translation MKKLKILADIQDSYNELVHKVSWPTKSELANSAVVVMFASLIIAIVIFAMDQCIDKIMHLIYGGL, via the coding sequence ATGAAGAAATTGAAAATACTTGCCGATATCCAAGATTCTTATAACGAATTGGTACATAAGGTTTCTTGGCCTACCAAGTCGGAGTTGGCAAATAGTGCTGTGGTGGTTATGTTTGCTTCCCTTATTATCGCTATAGTCATATTTGCAATGGATCAATGTATTGACAAAATCATGCACCTTATTTACGGAGGTCTTTAA
- the tuf gene encoding elongation factor Tu — translation MAKEQFQRTKPHVNIGTIGHVDHGKTTLTAAITTVLAKKGLSELRSFDSIDNAPEEKERGITINTSHVEYETANRHYAHVDCPGHADYVKNMVTGAAQMDGAIIVVAATDGPMPQTREHILLARQVNVPRIVVFLNKCDMVDDEEMLELVEMEMRELLSAYEYDGDNTPIIRGSALGALNGEPQWEEKVMELMDAVDNWIPLPPRDVDKPFLMPVEDVFSITGRGTVATGRIEAGRVKVGDEVQILGLGADKKSVVTGVEMFRKILDEGEAGDNVGLLLRGIDKNEIKRGMVICHPGQVKPHSEFKAQVYILKKEEGGRHTPFHNHYRPQFYIRTLDVTGEITLPEGVEMVMPGDHVTINVKLITPVACDKGLRFAIREGGRTVGSGQITDILD, via the coding sequence ATGGCAAAAGAACAGTTTCAACGTACCAAACCACACGTAAATATTGGTACTATCGGTCACGTAGACCACGGTAAAACGACCTTGACCGCCGCTATCACTACGGTTCTTGCAAAAAAAGGTCTTTCAGAATTGCGTTCTTTCGATTCTATCGATAACGCTCCTGAAGAAAAAGAACGTGGTATTACCATCAATACCTCTCACGTAGAATATGAAACTGCAAATCGTCACTACGCACACGTGGACTGTCCGGGTCACGCCGACTATGTGAAGAACATGGTAACTGGTGCTGCGCAGATGGACGGTGCTATTATCGTAGTTGCAGCTACCGATGGTCCTATGCCTCAGACTCGTGAGCATATCTTGTTGGCTCGCCAGGTGAACGTTCCTCGTATCGTTGTGTTCTTGAACAAATGCGATATGGTTGACGATGAAGAGATGCTCGAACTCGTTGAAATGGAAATGAGAGAATTGCTTTCAGCATATGAATATGACGGTGACAATACTCCTATTATTCGTGGATCTGCATTGGGCGCATTGAATGGCGAACCTCAATGGGAAGAGAAAGTGATGGAGTTGATGGATGCTGTCGATAATTGGATTCCTCTGCCTCCGCGCGATGTTGATAAACCTTTCTTGATGCCTGTTGAAGACGTCTTCTCTATTACGGGTCGTGGTACTGTTGCTACTGGTCGTATCGAGGCAGGTCGCGTAAAAGTGGGTGATGAAGTTCAAATCCTCGGTTTGGGAGCAGACAAGAAATCGGTTGTAACCGGTGTTGAAATGTTCCGTAAGATTCTTGACGAAGGCGAAGCTGGCGATAACGTTGGTTTGTTGCTCCGTGGTATCGACAAGAATGAAATCAAACGTGGTATGGTTATCTGCCACCCGGGACAGGTTAAACCTCACTCTGAGTTCAAAGCTCAGGTTTATATCTTGAAGAAAGAAGAAGGTGGTCGTCACACTCCTTTCCACAATCACTACCGTCCTCAATTCTACATTCGTACGCTCGACGTAACGGGTGAAATCACTCTTCCCGAAGGTGTAGAAATGGTAATGCCGGGTGACCACGTTACTATCAATGTGAAACTTATCACTCCGGTGGCTTGCGACAAAGGTTTGCGTTTTGCAATCCGTGAAGGTGGCCGTACGGTAGGTTCTGGTCAGATCACAGATATTTTGGACTAA
- the hpf gene encoding ribosome hibernation-promoting factor, HPF/YfiA family has protein sequence MEIRIQAIHFDASEKLEKFIQKKVSKLEQYYDGIIAVEVSLKVVKPETAQNKEAGIKVLVPRNEDMFSCKVADTFEEAVDMAVEALVKQLLKTKEKMREK, from the coding sequence ATGGAAATCCGTATTCAAGCGATTCATTTCGATGCATCAGAAAAGTTGGAAAAATTTATTCAGAAAAAAGTTTCTAAATTAGAACAATATTACGATGGGATTATAGCCGTCGAAGTTTCTTTGAAAGTGGTAAAACCGGAAACGGCACAGAACAAAGAGGCTGGAATTAAGGTTCTTGTTCCGAGAAATGAGGATATGTTTTCCTGCAAGGTTGCCGATACCTTTGAAGAGGCGGTCGATATGGCTGTCGAGGCTCTCGTTAAGCAGCTTCTGAAAACCAAAGAAAAGATGCGTGAAAAGTAA
- a CDS encoding tyrosine-type recombinase/integrase: MPIESFLEYIRYEKNLSTHTVLSYRNDLFQFKKFLETECDGIEMQKVTSDCIREWVALLSEGGMSARSICRKISSLRAFYRYLVVQSDIQESPVKNIPLPKVHKKMPVYLRQDSMNELLDDVSYGEGFEAVRNKLIIAMLYHTGMRRAELIGLRDTDVREGEIKVTGKRNKQRLIPYGEELSQMIAGYRQARKESCGDDCGFFFVRENGEPLYPQLVYRVVNGSLSKVCSLDKRSPHVLRHTFASAMLNNGATLNSVKELLGHHSLASTEVYTHITFEELKQSYNQAFPKRKS; this comes from the coding sequence ATGCCGATCGAATCGTTTTTAGAATATATCCGGTATGAGAAGAATCTTTCTACTCATACCGTATTGTCATATAGAAACGATTTGTTTCAGTTTAAAAAGTTCCTTGAAACCGAGTGTGATGGTATTGAGATGCAAAAGGTAACCTCCGATTGCATTCGCGAATGGGTAGCTCTTTTGTCGGAAGGAGGAATGTCGGCTCGTAGTATTTGCCGTAAGATTTCTTCTTTGAGGGCTTTTTACCGCTATCTTGTGGTGCAATCGGATATTCAGGAAAGCCCTGTGAAAAATATTCCTTTGCCTAAGGTACATAAGAAAATGCCGGTTTATCTTCGGCAGGACTCCATGAATGAGCTTTTGGACGATGTGTCGTATGGCGAAGGTTTCGAGGCGGTCCGTAACAAACTTATTATCGCTATGCTTTATCATACGGGTATGCGCCGAGCCGAATTGATAGGGTTGAGGGATACTGATGTGCGTGAAGGAGAGATAAAGGTGACGGGAAAAAGGAATAAACAGAGGCTGATTCCGTACGGAGAGGAATTGTCGCAGATGATTGCCGGTTATCGGCAGGCTCGTAAAGAGTCGTGTGGAGATGATTGTGGCTTCTTTTTCGTTCGGGAAAATGGGGAACCGTTATATCCGCAGTTAGTTTATCGGGTAGTCAATGGGTCTTTGTCGAAAGTTTGTTCGCTCGATAAAAGAAGTCCGCATGTATTGCGTCATACATTCGCGTCGGCTATGCTGAATAACGGGGCAACTCTCAATAGTGTCAAGGAACTGCTCGGACATCATTCATTAGCTTCAACCGAGGTATATACACATATAACGTTTGAAGAACTAAAACAAAGTTATAACCAGGCTTTCCCGAAAAGAAAGTCATAA
- the rpsU gene encoding 30S ribosomal protein S21: MIIVPVKEGENIEKALKKFKRKFEKTGVVKELRNRQAFEKPSVTNRKKMMRAIYIQKLQQIED, from the coding sequence ATGATTATAGTTCCAGTAAAAGAAGGCGAAAACATCGAGAAGGCTTTGAAAAAATTCAAACGGAAATTTGAAAAAACAGGTGTAGTTAAGGAATTGCGTAACCGTCAGGCATTTGAAAAACCATCTGTTACGAACCGCAAAAAAATGATGCGTGCTATCTACATTCAGAAACTTCAACAGATAGAAGATTAA
- a CDS encoding aminopeptidase P family protein, whose product MSKSTLPRLKALRDEMGKAGITAFIIPGTDPHQSEYYASHWAARTWISGFDGSAGTAVVTTNQAGLWTDSRYFLQAAQQLEDSGFELFKEGLPDTPTIEQWLLTTLPQGATIAIDGTLFGASKAAAIKQNFESHGFRFVSDFTPFDSIWEKRPSIPKNEAFIHDEKYSGESISDKIARIMEQVRQAGADALLLAALDEIAWAFNIRGTDVECNPVVICYAYIDDSQRILFIDKAKINDTVCQYLQKNSVEIMPYENIFDFVATLPAEKKVFVDTNKINYTLLNKLHAIPVSGQSPIALLKSIKNETQLAGTREAMIRDGVALVRFFRWLEKNIDSGKVTEITVAEKLREFRSQQSLYVGESFATIAGFNEHGAIVHYSATPESNAIISRKGFLLIDSGAQYLDGTTDITRTVSLGNLSPRQKRDFTLVMKGHIALASCHYPQGTRGAQLDALARHFLWDDHLNYLHGTGHGVGHFLNVHEGPQNIRLEENPTPLMPGMITSNEPGLYRTGEYGIRCENLVLTVPDYENEFGMFYRFETLTLFPFDTEALDIPIMTEKEIEWLNSYHEMVYDRLSPMLDEEEQQWLHRKTTAI is encoded by the coding sequence ATGAGTAAATCGACATTACCCCGACTCAAAGCCCTGCGTGACGAAATGGGCAAAGCCGGTATTACAGCTTTCATCATACCGGGAACCGACCCGCATCAAAGCGAATACTATGCCAGCCATTGGGCGGCACGAACTTGGATTTCCGGATTCGACGGATCGGCTGGAACTGCGGTCGTCACAACCAATCAAGCCGGATTATGGACCGACTCGCGGTACTTCCTCCAAGCCGCTCAACAACTGGAAGATTCCGGGTTCGAACTTTTTAAAGAAGGACTGCCCGACACTCCCACCATCGAGCAATGGCTACTGACCACTCTACCGCAAGGTGCGACCATCGCCATCGACGGCACACTGTTCGGGGCATCGAAAGCCGCTGCGATAAAACAAAACTTCGAGAGCCACGGCTTCCGATTCGTATCCGATTTCACTCCGTTCGACTCCATTTGGGAAAAACGCCCATCGATCCCCAAAAACGAAGCCTTTATTCACGATGAAAAGTACAGCGGAGAATCTATCTCGGATAAAATAGCCCGAATTATGGAGCAAGTACGCCAGGCAGGAGCCGATGCTCTGTTACTGGCGGCTCTGGACGAAATTGCTTGGGCATTTAACATACGGGGAACCGACGTAGAATGCAATCCGGTCGTCATTTGCTATGCATACATAGACGACTCCCAGCGTATTCTTTTTATCGACAAAGCCAAAATCAACGATACGGTCTGCCAATACCTGCAAAAAAATAGCGTAGAAATAATGCCCTATGAAAACATTTTCGACTTCGTAGCAACTCTACCGGCAGAGAAAAAAGTATTCGTAGACACCAACAAAATCAACTACACCTTATTAAATAAACTGCATGCCATACCCGTATCGGGCCAATCCCCTATCGCTCTACTGAAAAGCATCAAAAACGAGACTCAGCTTGCCGGAACACGCGAGGCAATGATACGCGACGGTGTAGCATTGGTTAGATTCTTCCGTTGGTTAGAAAAAAATATCGACAGCGGCAAAGTAACCGAAATAACAGTTGCCGAGAAACTGCGAGAGTTCCGCTCGCAACAAAGTCTTTATGTAGGAGAAAGTTTCGCCACTATCGCCGGATTCAACGAGCATGGGGCCATTGTCCATTACTCGGCGACACCCGAAAGCAATGCGATCATTTCTCGCAAGGGATTCCTGCTCATCGACTCAGGGGCGCAATATCTCGACGGGACTACCGACATCACTCGCACCGTATCGTTAGGCAATCTGTCCCCTCGCCAAAAGCGGGACTTCACACTGGTAATGAAAGGGCATATCGCTCTCGCCTCTTGTCATTATCCGCAAGGTACGCGCGGAGCCCAACTCGATGCCCTCGCCCGCCATTTCCTATGGGACGACCACCTCAACTACTTGCACGGGACTGGTCATGGAGTCGGGCATTTCCTCAATGTCCACGAGGGACCACAAAACATACGCCTCGAAGAAAATCCCACGCCTCTCATGCCGGGCATGATTACCTCTAACGAACCGGGATTATACCGTACCGGCGAATATGGCATACGTTGTGAAAATTTAGTCTTGACAGTGCCCGATTACGAAAATGAATTCGGCATGTTTTACCGGTTCGAGACTCTTACCCTTTTCCCCTTCGATACCGAGGCTCTCGATATTCCCATCATGACCGAGAAAGAAATCGAGTGGCTCAACAGCTATCACGAAATGGTCTATGACCGATTAAGTCCGATGCTTGACGAGGAAGAGCAACAATGGTTACACCGCAAAACAACAGCAATTTAA
- a CDS encoding gamma carbonic anhydrase family protein, with protein sequence MALIKSVRGFTPKVGKDCFLADNAVLIGDTVIGDECSIWFGAILRGDVNSIRIGNRVNIQDGSVLHTLYEKSTIEIGDDVSIGHNVTIHGATIHDGALVGMGSVILDHAVVGEGAIVAAGSVVLSKTVIKPGELWGGTPAKFIKMVDPEQSKEINQKIAKNYLMYSKWYEEE encoded by the coding sequence ATGGCACTTATAAAATCAGTACGGGGATTTACCCCGAAAGTCGGTAAAGACTGTTTCCTCGCCGATAATGCAGTTCTCATCGGCGATACCGTTATCGGCGACGAATGTAGTATCTGGTTCGGAGCCATCTTGCGAGGCGATGTCAATTCTATTCGTATCGGCAACCGGGTTAACATTCAAGACGGATCGGTATTGCATACTCTATACGAAAAATCCACCATCGAAATCGGCGACGACGTATCCATCGGACACAACGTTACCATACACGGAGCTACCATACACGACGGAGCCCTCGTAGGCATGGGCTCGGTAATTCTCGACCATGCTGTCGTAGGCGAAGGAGCCATCGTTGCCGCCGGATCGGTTGTGTTGAGCAAGACAGTCATCAAACCGGGTGAGCTTTGGGGCGGAACACCGGCCAAATTCATCAAAATGGTAGACCCCGAACAATCGAAAGAGATCAATCAAAAAATCGCCAAAAACTACCTGATGTATTCCAAGTGGTACGAGGAAGAATAG
- a CDS encoding YeiH family protein has product MFSEKQGNVLHGILLIVLFSFSAFYIAEFQFIKNLSLSPLIVGIILGMLYANSLRNRLPETWVPGIKFCSKQVLRAGIVLYGFRLTFQSVIAIGASAILIDVIIVTCTILLGFLVGKLLKMDNDLALLTATGSAICGAAAVLGAEPVVKSEPHKTAVAVSTVVIFGTLSMFIYPILYRAGVFDLTPEQMGLYTGSTLHEVAHVVGAGNAMGKEISDSAIIVKMIRVMLLAPVLLIMSFALARRAVKAVKGDKNTTVTQRGKITIPWFAFGFLAVIGFNSFDWLPVPVVDGINSLDTFMLTMAMTALGAETNFEKFKQAGAKPFLLAAILYIWLLGGGYLLVKWLA; this is encoded by the coding sequence ATGTTCAGCGAAAAACAAGGAAATGTCCTCCACGGTATTCTGTTGATTGTACTTTTTTCATTCTCCGCCTTTTACATTGCAGAATTCCAATTTATAAAAAATCTATCACTCAGCCCCCTCATCGTAGGCATCATACTGGGTATGCTCTACGCCAACAGCCTGCGTAACCGATTGCCCGAGACATGGGTTCCGGGCATAAAATTCTGCTCGAAACAAGTACTTCGTGCCGGTATCGTCCTCTACGGATTCCGGTTGACCTTCCAAAGCGTTATCGCCATAGGAGCCTCGGCCATACTCATCGACGTGATTATCGTCACCTGCACCATTCTATTGGGTTTCTTGGTGGGGAAACTGTTGAAGATGGACAATGACCTCGCCCTGCTCACCGCCACAGGTAGCGCCATCTGTGGAGCCGCTGCTGTTTTGGGTGCAGAACCGGTAGTAAAAAGCGAACCCCATAAAACAGCAGTTGCTGTCTCGACGGTTGTCATTTTCGGTACGCTCTCGATGTTCATTTATCCCATTCTTTACCGAGCCGGAGTATTCGACCTCACACCCGAACAAATGGGACTCTACACAGGCTCTACCTTACACGAAGTAGCCCACGTGGTAGGGGCGGGTAACGCGATGGGGAAAGAGATTTCCGACTCGGCAATCATCGTAAAAATGATTCGAGTCATGCTCCTTGCCCCGGTTTTACTCATCATGAGTTTTGCCTTAGCCCGCCGAGCCGTAAAAGCAGTCAAAGGAGACAAAAATACAACCGTCACTCAGCGAGGAAAAATCACCATTCCCTGGTTCGCATTCGGTTTCCTTGCCGTTATCGGATTCAATTCGTTCGATTGGCTTCCCGTTCCAGTAGTAGACGGAATCAATAGCCTCGACACCTTTATGCTTACAATGGCTATGACAGCTTTGGGAGCCGAAACCAATTTCGAAAAATTCAAACAAGCAGGAGCCAAACCATTTCTTTTAGCGGCCATATTGTATATATGGCTGTTGGGAGGAGGTTATCTGCTCGTCAAATGGTTAGCATAA
- a CDS encoding S4 domain-containing protein — protein sequence MVKKVIRSGIRVNKYISDSGFCSRREADKMIADERVTINGELATLGSRVAEGDKVKIDGEPLHFIPMEQREYKLRRYGSSRKEKLSGAENPEVEKKQRGGRERFASGQEELRPNRRSKNSMVKKSDEASHQGRKPKTYAPKKVVKEGEEKSKNRTRTKLVPGKASSGNVKKKIK from the coding sequence ATGGTAAAGAAAGTGATACGATCGGGTATTCGGGTCAATAAGTACATTAGTGATTCGGGATTTTGTTCCCGTCGGGAAGCCGATAAAATGATTGCCGATGAGCGGGTGACTATCAACGGCGAGTTGGCTACGTTGGGTAGCCGGGTGGCCGAAGGCGATAAAGTGAAAATAGACGGGGAACCGTTGCATTTTATCCCTATGGAACAGCGGGAGTATAAATTGCGCCGTTACGGTTCTTCTCGTAAAGAGAAACTATCGGGAGCTGAAAATCCCGAGGTTGAAAAGAAGCAACGAGGGGGCCGAGAGAGATTTGCCAGTGGACAGGAGGAACTTCGTCCGAATCGTCGTTCCAAAAATTCGATGGTGAAGAAGTCCGATGAGGCTTCGCATCAAGGAAGAAAGCCGAAGACTTATGCTCCGAAAAAAGTCGTGAAGGAAGGAGAGGAAAAAAGTAAGAATAGAACCCGAACCAAGTTGGTTCCGGGAAAAGCCTCTTCTGGTAATGTGAAAAAGAAAATTAAATAG
- the murI gene encoding glutamate racemase, whose amino-acid sequence MDATKIPTNVGSIGIFDSGYGGLTILEQVRKGLPRYDYLYLGDNARAPYGTRSFEIVYEFTKQAVFHLFDEGCSLVILACNTASAKALRSIQQKDLPRLAPDKRVLGVIRPTVESLSELSRTGHIGILATPGTIQSGSYELEIKKMYPEFVVYGQSCPMWVPLVENNEAQGRGADYFVKKYIDELLSQSDEIDTIVLGCTHYPLLLDKIRAYLPPSISVVLQGPLVTDRLDDYLKRHPEIESRCSKEGGCRYLTTESPRKFSEAATLFLNEPVEAEHIVLG is encoded by the coding sequence ATGGATGCGACAAAAATACCTACTAATGTAGGTTCCATCGGAATTTTCGATTCGGGATACGGAGGTCTTACTATTCTCGAACAGGTGCGTAAAGGCCTGCCTCGATATGATTATCTCTATTTGGGGGATAATGCGCGGGCTCCTTATGGTACGAGGTCGTTCGAGATCGTATATGAATTTACTAAGCAGGCTGTATTTCATCTTTTCGACGAAGGGTGCTCTTTGGTTATTTTGGCTTGCAATACGGCTTCGGCAAAGGCGCTTCGTAGTATCCAGCAAAAAGATTTGCCTCGTCTCGCTCCCGATAAACGGGTTTTGGGGGTTATTCGTCCGACGGTCGAGTCGCTTTCCGAACTGTCGCGTACGGGGCATATCGGGATTTTGGCTACACCGGGTACGATACAGTCGGGCTCCTATGAGTTGGAGATAAAGAAGATGTATCCCGAATTCGTGGTATACGGACAGTCATGTCCCATGTGGGTTCCGTTGGTGGAGAACAACGAAGCACAAGGGAGGGGAGCCGATTATTTTGTTAAGAAATATATCGACGAACTTTTGTCGCAGTCCGATGAAATTGATACGATAGTATTGGGGTGTACCCATTATCCGTTGTTACTCGACAAAATTAGGGCCTATCTTCCTCCGTCTATTTCGGTAGTCTTGCAAGGTCCTTTGGTGACCGACAGGTTGGACGATTACTTGAAACGGCATCCCGAGATAGAGAGTCGTTGCTCGAAAGAGGGCGGTTGCCGCTATCTGACGACGGAATCGCCTCGAAAGTTTTCCGAGGCAGCGACCCTGTTTTTGAATGAGCCGGTAGAGGCTGAGCATATAGTGTTGGGATAA